A genomic window from Palaemon carinicauda isolate YSFRI2023 unplaced genomic scaffold, ASM3689809v2 scaffold34, whole genome shotgun sequence includes:
- the LOC137636599 gene encoding uncharacterized protein: MSDFDLMSGFDKDSGSVGNTAPLTTTTTTQPPSSSEGSKRDSLNLDDFEKVEADQLMGGGAPVSSSTGVGDAFGTGNLVQNTQAAAAGLIDDIMSHVKNSGDDLFSNFTSTGLSSSSSPAAEVKMEDSTSSLSSDPFKMDFSKDTKDVSSAPSDNSSLFSSDFTKGSDSSHDLGFSGLPSSESFTSNLLASAPPPPSTNLFDDSPKSDEKAPLGFTGLDDFLSKETSLPDVKETIKGIAPSLMDPFSDFTSQPPVVDEPLKRDPSPEFRNPTPPRTPTAPVQDVLSSPKQPTPPRTPTPPLREPTPPLVTIPTISKQPTPPRTPTPPPREPTPPPKVPTPPPREPTPPPREPTPPPKVPTPPPKEPTPPPREPTPPPKVPTPPPREPTPPPREPTPPPREPTPPPREPTPPPKVPTPPPREPTPPPREPTPPPKLVPSAPIQEATISPSRKSYTVSKGTENAFNVFKPSKCPAEGS; the protein is encoded by the coding sequence ATGTCCGATTTTGACTTGATGTCCGGATTCGATAAGGACAGTGGTTCCGTGGGGAACACCGCGCCCCTCACCACCACGACAACAACACAGCCCCCTTCTTCGTCGGAAGGGTCGAAGCGAGACTCCCTCAACCTGGATGACTTCGAAAAGGTAGAGGCTGATCAGCTGATGGGAGGAGGCGCTCCTGTCTCTTCTTCTACAGGAGTAGGAGATGCCTTCGGGACAGGCAACCTGGTCCAGAATACCCAAGCCGCCGCCGCAGGTCTCATAGATGATATAATGTCCCATGTGAAAAATTCCGGAGATGACCTCTTCTCCAACTTCACCTCCACGggcctttcttcttcttcgtctcctGCCGCAGAAGTGAAAATGGAGGACAGCACCTCCTCCCTGTCGTCAgatcctttcaagatggatttcTCAAAGGACACCAAAGACGTGTCATCCGCCCCGTCCGATAATAGCAGCCTGTTCTCCTCCGATTTCACCAAAGGCAGCGATAGCAGTCATGATCTAGGTTTCTCCGGCCTGCCTTCGTCTGAGTCCTTCACGTCCAATCTCCTGGCATCCGCCCCACCTCCTCCTTCGACGAATCTCTTCGACGACTCCCCCAAGAGCGACGAGAAGGCTCCCTTGGGCTTCACCGGGTTAGACGATTTCCTATCCAAGGAGACATCCCTCCCCGACGTCAAGGAAACCATTAAGGGCATCGCACCTTCCCTCATGGATCCTTTCTCTGACTTCACCAGCCAACCACCTGTGGTCGACGAGCCCTTGAAGAGAGATCCTTCCCCCGAATTCAGAAATCCTACGCCTCCTAGGACCCCAACGGCTCCTGTCCAGGACGTCCTTTCGTCTCCTAAACAGCCTACGCCTCCCAGGACGCCCACGCCTCCTCTGAGGGAACCCACTCCTCCCCTGGTTACTATCCCAACCATTTCAAAACAGCCTACTCCTCCAAGGACACCTACACCTCCTCCAAGGGAGCCAACGCCTCCTCCTAAGGTACCTACACCCCCTCCAAGGGAACCAACTCCTCCTCCAAGGGAACCAACACCTCCTCCTAAGGTACCAACTCCACCACCCAAGGAACCTACTCCCCCTCCAAGGGAACCAACACCTCCTCCTAAGGTACCAACTCCCCCTCCAAGGGAACCTACACCACCTCCAAGGGAACCAACTCCCCCACCAAGGGAACCAACTCCACCTCCAAGGGAACCAACACCACCACCAAAGGTACCAACTCCCCCTCCAAGGGAACCAACTCCTCCTCCAAGGGAACCTACACCACCTCCAAAACTGGTTCCTTCAGCCCCCATCCAAGAAGCCACCATCTCCCCCAGCAGGAAGTCCTACACCGTTTCAAAGGGCACCGAGAACGCCTTCAACGTCTTCAAGCCAAGTAAGTGTCCTGCAGAAGGTTCATAA